The following coding sequences lie in one Miscanthus floridulus cultivar M001 chromosome 9, ASM1932011v1, whole genome shotgun sequence genomic window:
- the LOC136480284 gene encoding uncharacterized protein, whose product MRGCFAAGLPDPGCSLSTRCCFEPSLSSKGSDGSERPPPADSGGTAEGSDGAWRSDSASSEATVEGPDKARQPISTSSEATVEGLDGAGHFDSVGSGGASSPSCPVACRRKGPTYGEGGSSSLAARSSHRMGDMELSSSSSSSSSSSSSSDEP is encoded by the coding sequence ATGCGAGGATGTTTTGCGGCCGGCTTGCCCGACCCCGGCTGCTCCTTGTCAACACGTTGCTGCTTCGAGCCCTCCCTCAGCTCAAAGGGCTCGGATGGATCAGAACGGCCACCTCCCGCCGACTCTGGAGGGACTGCGGAGGGCTCAGACGGAGCATGGCGGTCTGATTCCGCCAGCTCCGAGGCCACCGTCGAAGGCCCAGACAAGGCGAGGCAGCCTATTTCCACCAGTTCTGAGGCCACCGTCGAAGGTCTGGATGGGGCGGGGCATTTTGATTCCGTCGGCTCTGGGGGCGCATCCTCCCCCTCCTGCCCCGTGGCATGCCGCAGGAAGGGCCCCACCTATGGTGAAGGCGGGTCCTCGTCCCTAGCAGCCAGATCGTCCCACAGGATGGGCGACATGGAgctgtcatcctcctcctcctcatcatcttcttcctcctcttcttccgacGAACCTTGA